CACCCAAGCGATCTCGGGATCGACATTCGCGGTGTCGATCTGGAAATCTTCGCCTTCAGGCAGCAGGTAGCCGATCTCTTCGAGGAAGGCTTTATAGGTGTCGAAATCAAAAGCCTGGCCCTTGTTAGACATGTGCCAAGCGTCAATTTTCGACTGAATATCCTCACGCTTTTGCAAAAGCGCGCGATTTTCGGGACCAAAGTCATGCACCAGCGTGCTGAGGCCCGCCCAAAAGGCGTCAGCCGTCACTCCAGAGCCGGGAAGCGCCTCATTCTCAATGAAATCAACATATTCCGCAGCAACCTGCAGGCCGTTTTTGTTGATGCGTGTCATGGCGTGTCCCTCCAAAATGCGTCTTAAGACCCGAAATTCGGTCCGATTTTCCATTTACCTAGTCTGATTTCCGAACACCATCAACCGTTTTGGTAAAATTATTTTACCAAAATTTCCAAGAAACTGTTTCGGCGCTGAAGAAGGCAGCAGCAGAAAGCCTTGCAGCCCCCGCCTGACAGGATACATCTATCGCACCACAATTTACGGAGTGCGATGATGCGCGATGCGGCCCCTCAGACGATCTACCTCAAGGACTACACCCCCTTTGGCTATCTGATCGACAGCGTCGAGCTTACGTTCAAATTGCACCCCACCAAGACGCGCGTTCTGTCCAAGATCGCGTTTCGCCCCAATCCTGAGGCCACCGACACGCGTTTCTTCCTCCATGGCGAAGAGCTGACGCTGATCTCGGCCAAGATCGACGGCCAAGACGTCACGGTACGCCATGAGGACGGAGGCCTAGAGGCCGACGGACCCGCGCGCGCCTTTATCTGGGAGGCCGAGGTCGAGATCTCTCCGTCGACCAACACCGCGCTTGAAGGGCTGTATATGTCAAACGGCATGTATTGCACCCAATGTGAGGCGGAAGGGTTTCGCAAGATCACCTATTATCCTGACCGCCCAGATGTGATGGCCACCTTTGATGTGCGTATCGAAGGGGAGGAACCGATCCTGCTGTCCAACGGTAATCTCGGCGCTGCGGGCAAAGGTTTTGCGGAATGGTCCGACCCCTGGAAAAAGCCCGCCTATCTCTTTGCTTTGGTCGCAGGCGATCTTATCAACCATCCCGGCAGCTTCACCACGAGGTCCGGTAAGGACGTTGAGCTCAACATCTGGGTGCGCCCAGGGGATGAGCACAAATGCGCCTTTGGCATGCAGGCGCTGAAAGACTCGATGAAATGGGACGAGGACGTCTATGGCCGCGAATATGACCTCGATATCTTTAACATCGTCGCGGTCGATGACTTCAACATGGGCGCGATGGAGAACAAGGGGCTGAACATCTTCAACAGCTCTGCGGTTCTGGCCTCGCCCGAAACTAGCACGGACGCGAATTTCGAACGTATCGAAGCGATCATCGCCCATGAGTATTTCCACAACTGGACCGGCAACCGCATCACCTGCCGCGATTGGTTCCAGCTGTGCCTGAAAGAAGGCCTCACCGTCTATCGCGACCAACAGTTCACTGCGGATATGCGGTCTGGCGATGTGGCGCGGATTGAAAACGTGCTTGCCCTGCGCGCGCGGCAGTTCCCTGAGGACCAAGGCCCGCTCAGCCATCCGGTGCGCCCTGAGGAATTCCAAGAGATCAACAATTTCTATACGGCCACCGTCTATGAGAAAGGCGCTGAAGTCATCGGCATGCTCAAGACGCTCGTGGGGGATGAGGCCTATGCCAAGGCGCTCGATCTCTATTTCGAACGCCACGACGGCGACGCGGCCACGATTGAGGACTGGCTGAAGGTGTTTGAGGACGCCACCGGACGCGATCTGACCCAGTTCAAGTTCTGGTATAGCCAGTCGGGTACGCCGAAGGTCTCGGTTAGCGAAGAGTGGGACGCGGAAAGCGGCACTTTCTCTCTGACATTCACGCAATCCACGGCCCCTACCCCGGGCCAAGACGTCAAAGACCCAAAGGTCATCCCAATCGCCATTGGCCTCCTCAGCCCAGAAGGCGAAGAGATCCAAGCCACCGAGATCTTTGAGATGACCGAGGCAACCCAGACCTATCAGGCCAAAGGGCTCTCGGTCCGTCCCGTCCCGTCGATCCTGCGCGGCTTCTCGGCCCCTGTGATCCTGGAACAAGACATCGACAACGCCCGCCGGGCCTTCCTCTTTGCCCATGACACTGACAGCTTTAACCGCTGGGAAGCGGGCCGCGATCTGGCACGCGACGCGCTTTTGGACATGATCGAAAACGATGCAGCCCCAAGCGCGCTTTACCTCGACAGCCTGCGCAAAGTCTTTGCCGATGACACATTGGACCCCGCCTATCGCGCCTATCTGCAGGCGCAGCCCGCAGAGTCCGATCTTGCCCGCACCTTGGCCGCGAAAGGCGTGACGCCCGATCCGGATAAAATCCACGCGGCGTCCAAGGCGTTCAAACAGGCAAAGGCAGACGCTCTCAAAGACCTTTTGCGCCCGATCTATGAGGACAACCAGATCGACGGGCCATTTGTACCGGATGCGGAAGGTTCTGGAAAACGCGCATTGGCGAACGGTGTTTTGTCTCTGATCACCAAACTGGACGGCGGTGCCTTGGCACAATCGCAGTTTGAAACTGCCGACAACATGACCCAACAGCTTGCAGCGCTTAGCCAGTTGGTGACGGCCGGCAAAGGTTCAAAGGCCATCGCCGCGTTCTATGAACAATGGCAAGAGGATCGTTTGGTCATCGACAAATGGTTCTCGCTGCAGGTGGCCTTGGCGGACCCAGATGACGCCGCCAAGGTCGCGACCGCCCTCACCCACCACCCAGATTTCGACATGAAGAACCCAAACCGCTTCCGCGCCACGTTGGGTGCTCTGGCGGGCAATCATGCAGGCTTCCACCATAAATCAGGCGCGGGATATAAGGCGCTCACCGATTGGCTGATCAAATTGGATGATCTGAACCCGCAAACCACCGCGCGCATGTGTTCCGCGTTCCAGACCTGGAAAAACTATGACTCAGACCGTCAGGCGCTGATCAAGGCTCAGCTCGAACGGATCCTTGCGAAAGAGGGCCTCAGCCGAGATACTTCGGAAATGATCACGCGGATTCTAGGGTAAATGGAGTACAGCTACGAAAGCCAAGGGCGCACGCCGAAATCCATCGCAGCTCTGGTCGCGATGGTATTTATCCTGATCGGCCTCGATTATATCGGCACGGTGTGGTGGATCATCGTGATTGTCGCGATGATCACCCTGCCCGCTGCGATTGATGTCTTCGTCAACGCCACTGCGCGGCTTGACCTGAACGACTCCCAGCTGTTCTGGAAAAACCGCAGCCAAGAGGTCACGATCCCCCTGCATGAAATCGAGAAAATCCGGTTTGACGGGCGTATGGATATGTCTGTCCGCGTGAGCGTTGTGCTGAATGATGGACGCAAATTGCGCATGCCTTATGATGCCATGCCGCCCCACAAAGAGCTGGAAGCCGCGTTGCAAGCGCGGGACGTCAGGACCGAGCGGCACGCCTTTACGGTGTTTTAGGATCAAGCGGTCTCGCCCCTGACGGGCAGTATTGTTCGCGGCGAAAGAACAATACCTCGCGCAACCTGTAATTGCGACGTGTCGCCTAACCAATACCACCATTCTCTCACGCAATGGCCCGCGAACTTCCGCGGCTTTGCCCCTTTTCGGCCCGATTTTCAGGTGAATTTGCTCTCAACTCACAGGAGCAACTGAATGTTGAAAACCCGCCATACGCTCATGCCGCAAATGCCAGAAGTCTTGCGCGCTGTCGTTCGCAAGTTCACCAAGCCGCGTGAAGACGCGCCTTTGGCGTTTCTGCCGACGGTTTATACGGATCAGAATGTCGCGGAAGGCGTGAAAATTCCTGTAAACAACGCATCAGTGCGCAAATGCGATGACGCGAAGTTCCGCGAAGAAGGTCAGTTTCTGGCCCGTCAGGAACGGTGGGAGGATCTGTCCACCCGCATCCAAGAGGCCGATCGCGCCCGCGCGAAAAGCGCTTCAGGTACGTCTATTGCTGAACTTTTGCTTTTCGGAGGCCGCGCAGACGTCGTTGCGGCTGCCGAGCACGCGCTGTTGCATGGAACGCCAGAGAAAGACGCGAACTTCGTTGCCGGTATCGAAGATATGGAACTGATGCTCAGCGAGCACCCAAATGACTATGCGCTCGCCCTGACAGTTGCCCATATGCATATCGACATTGGCTGGGCCTGGCGTGGCCATGGTGCTTTGGCTACCCTACCGCATGAAAACCGCGAGGCGTTTAAAGCGCATTTCCACCGTGCCGAAGAAATCATGGATGCCTTCTGCGCTCATGAAATGGATTCCCCTGCCCTGAGTGCCGCGCGCTGCGCGCTTTTGCCAGCACAGGATCATCCGGGTGACTGCGTATCGGACGATTTCGAAGATCTCATCGATCTGGACCCGCAAAACCCACGCCATATGCGTGCTTTGGGCAATTATCTCTTGCCACAATGGTATGGAGGCTATGAAAAGCTCGACCTCGAGGCGCGTCGAACGGCGGCCCGCACTTACGATCTTTGGGGCGCCGGAGGCTATGCCTGGGTGTGGTTTGACGCAATCCTCAGTGATCCGGAATGTCTGGCCCACATGGACCCGGACTATTTCCTGGACGGCGTCTTTGACATTCTAGAGCGCCAAACTGATCAGAACACCGCAAACCTCATGGCCGCGCAGGTCTATTGCGCATGGCAGGCGAGCCGCCAGAATTACATGGAGGGAGGCACCTCTGGAGCACAAGCGACCGTTCTGCGCAAAGGGTTTGAGGATATCGTTCACAAACATCTGCGCGAAGTGCATCCGCTGATTTGGGGCCATGCAGAATACGGTTTTGACAACCGCAATCGTTCAATTTCGTTGGAACGCCTGGCACGCAAAGGTACCGATCTGGCGCTGAACGCGGTGGCTCAGCCGTTTCGCAAGATGATTGAGCAGGGTCTGACCATTCACATCGGCCCTGAAGGTATTACCGAGATTCACCCTTAAAATAGTCCTCGCGCGTCATGCGATAGACGATATGGGCCGCAAGCCAATGCTCTTTGGGCAGAAATGGCATGTCGAAATCCCAAGCCTCATGGCGCGTCATGCCGATACGCTTCATGACCTTGGCAGAGGGTTCATTAGGCACGGCCGTAAAGGACACGATCTGATCTAAACCTTTCTCTTCAAATCCAAATTTCAACCATCCCTTCGCGGCTTCGCTGGCATAACCTTTGCCCCAGGCCGCAGGCGTCAATCGCCATCCAATCTCGACCTGCGGCGAAAAGGGCGACGCGGCACTAAAAAGCGACAGACCACACAGCCCGAGAAACACGCCCTCTTTGTCCGTCACCGCCGAGAACCCAAAGCCTTGCGTCTCCCAGCTCTCCTGACACTTCGCCATGGAGTCCGCCGATTTTTCGCGCGAATAGGTCATCGGGTAAAACCGCATCACCTGAGGATCCGCATTCATCGCGGCATAGGCGTCTAAATCGCGCGGTTCAAACGGGCGCAGGATCAAACGGTCGGTTTCAATCATAGTGGGCCTCTTATTCAGGCAAAATCAGACCGCCGAGCTTGCCCAAAAGGCCCATGATCCGCAAGCCCTCTTGCCCCTGCCCGCGCCCTGTCCTAGAACGCCGTCTAGCACAAGTTTTTTGGAGCCTCAGCCGATGCTGGACCTGACATATGAAACCCCGAAACCCAAAGTCATCGCGGGCGCGAAATACGACTGGGAACTCGTGATCGGGATGGAAGTCCATGCGCAGGTAAGCTCGAACGCGAAACTCTTCTCTGGGGCCTCCACGCAGTTTGGCGCAGAGCCGAACGCCAACGTGTCGTTCGTTGATGCGGCGATGCCCGGAATGTTGCCTGTTATCAATGAGTTCTGTGTTGAACAGGCGGTGCGCACCGGTCTGGGTCTGAAGGCAGAAATCAACCTGAAATCGGCCTTTGACCGCAAGAACTATTTCTACCCTGACCTGCCCCAAGGCTATCAGATTTCCCAACTCTATCACCCAATCGTGGGCGAAGGCGAAATCATCGTCGATATGGAGCCTGGCATTGCGCGCAAGGTACGTATCGAACGCATCCACCTAGAGCAAGACGCCGGCAAATCCGTGCATGACATGGATCCGAATATGTCATTCGTGGACTATAACCGCACCGGCGTTGCGCTGATGGAGATCGTCTCCCGCCCCGACATTCGCGGCCCCGAAGAAGCCGCAGCCTATGTCACCAAACTGCGCCAGTTGCTGCGCTATTTGGGTACCTGCGATGGCAACATGCAAAACGGCAACCTGCGCGCGGACGTAAACGTGTCGGTCTGTCGTCCGGGACAGTATGAAAAATATATGGAAACGCAGGATTTCTCGCATCTCGGCACACGCTGTGAGATCAAGAACATGAACTCCATGCGCTTCATCCAAGCGGCGATTGACTATGAAGCCAAACGTCAGATCGCAATTGTTGAGGCCGGTGGCACCGTGGATCAGGAAACCCGCCTCTATGATCCGGACAAGAACGAGACACGCTCCATGCGTTCCAAGGAAGAAGCGCATGATTACCGCTACTTCCCGGATCCAGATCTGCTGCCTCTGGAGATCGAGCAGGGCTGGGTCGATGACATCGCAAAGTCCCTGCCTGAACTGCCGGACGAGAAAAAGTCCCGTTTCGTCAATGACTTCGGCCTGTCTGAATATGACGCCTCAGTTCTGACCGCAGAAGCTGAGAACGCCGCCTATTTCGAAGCCGTCGCCGAAGGCCGCAACGGAAAGCTGTCGGCAAACTGGGTGATCAACGAACTCTTTGGGCGTCTCAAGAAGGACGACAAGGGCATTACCGAAAGCCCGATCTCGCCAGAACAACTGGGCGGCGTCATCGACCTGATCAGCTCGGACGCGATTTCCGGCAAGATCGCCAAGGACCTCTTTGAGATCGTCTACACCGAAGGCGGCGATCCGGCGAAGATCGTTGAAGAACGCGGCATGAAGCAGGTGACCGACACCGGCGCGATTGAAGCCGCACTGGACGAGATCATCGCCGCCAACCCAGAGCAGGTGGAAAAAGCCAAGGTCAATCCAAAGCTCGCGGGCTGGTTTGTCGGTCAGGTGATGAAAGCCACCGGCGGCAAGGCCAATCCGAAGGCGGTCAACCAGTTGGTGGCTCAGAAGCTCAACGGCTGATCCGCCACCTCTGGGTTATTTCGCTCAAAATTGCACAACCAAAAGCCGCAGGAAGGTCGGGAATTCCTGCGGCAATTTCCCCGTGGCGCCCTTTCTAAAAGACATTTAAGTCAAGAAATGCTATATTTTCGGCAATAGAGCAGAGTTCCATGGTTTACGAATACAAAGTCATTCCAGCACCGGTTAAAGGACGCAAGGCGCGCGGGGTCCGCAAGCCTGAGGACAAGTTTGCCTTGGCGGTTCAAGAGAGCATGAACGAAATGGCTCAGCTTGGCTGGGAATTTCTGCGCAGCGAAACATTGCCCAACACGGAACGCACTGGGCTCACGCGCCGCACCACCACCGAGCGCAGCGTTTTGGTGTTTCGTCGCGAGATCGCACAAGAGCCCAAAAGCTCTCTGGAAGCGACGCTGCGCGAGGTCGAAAAACCCAAGCCTGTCGCAGCAGCGCCGGTCACTGAGTCGCCCACCACTGAGGTCACAGAGCCTGAAGTGCCTGAGGTCGCGGCCGCGCCAATCACCGCTCGTGACGATGCGCAAACCGTTGTTCCTATGAACAAACCCTTGGTCGCGGAGCAAGCACCCACGGAAGACCCTGCCCCAGCAGCTCCAAAGAAACTGGCGGCTGTTGAAACCGAAAGCTTTCCAGATCCGCGCCCTATGGAGCCGCAGCAACCCGAGTCTCAGGCGCTCTACACGAAAGATACCGTGAAGCCTGCGAAGACTTCAAAAGCGAATGCTCTACCCGCAGCGCTGCGCAGTCGCGCATCTCAGGCGCAAGAAGGCAAAAAGGCCTAGCTGTCCAAGTCCAAAGCTAGGGCGTGAATGCGCCCTACCAGCTCTGCCCCTAGCGCCTTGTGAACGGCCCTGTGGCGCGCGACTCTTCCCATGGTTTCAAAGGCTTGCGCGCGCATCCTGACGTTAAAATGGCTCTGCCCACCTTCTTGATAGCCAGCATGCCCCCGATGGCTTTCGCTGTCATCTACAACTGTTAGCTCCCGCGGGTTAAAGGCGGCAGACAACCGCTCATGAATTTCGTCTTTTACCAACATTTTTTTGGCCTGCCCCCTTCAATCTAGCGCCAGTTACTTTAAACTCTCGAACCCGAGTCGAATAGGTATGTTCCATGTCAAAATCAGATCCCTTCGGATTCGATATGTCCGTCTCTTCTGCCAAGAAAAAGAACCCGCGTGGGCGGCGGGGGATGTCTGGCGCGTCTGAAACCTCGACACGGGTTTGCGAACACCCGGACTGCCAAGAAGCAGGCCAGTATCGCGCGCCCAAAGCACCGGATGTGCTGGATGAGTACCGCTGGTTCTGCAAGGACCACGTGCGCGAATATAACGCCAAGTGGAGCTTCTTTGACGGCAAGACCGAGGCGGAAACCAACGCGCAGAAGTCCAAAGACAAAGTTTGGGAGCGGGAAACCAAGAAATTCACCGACCCTGAGACCCGCGCCTGGGCCCGTCTGGGTATCGAGGATCCACATCAGGTTTTGGGCGGTAATGCCACGCAAAACCCTGGTCGTTCGACCGGGCGTCGCCTGCCACCCACCGAGCAGCGCGCAATTGATATCCTAGAGGCCGAGGCCAACTGGTCAAAGGCGGACATCCGCAAGGCCTATAAAAAGCTGATCAAGGTTCTGCACCCGGACATGAATGGCGGCGACCGCAGCCAGGAAGAGCAGTTGCAAGAAGTCGTCTGGGCCTGGGATCAGGTCAAGGACAGCGCGAGCTTTAAGTGAAGTAAGAAGCCCATGCGCGCGCATCTACTGTGCGCCATGGTCATTCGTCATCCCCAATATGCGAAGACCGCTGACGCCGGCATCTCTCAGAGCAATAGCGCACGTTTTCCCAGTCTTTCTTCCATTTCTTGCGCCATAAGAACGGTCGTTTGCAAACCGGGCAGGCTTTCTGAGGAAGTTCAGACTTTTTCATGGTTTTCCAGTGCCTTAAAGAAGCGCGCACTGTCAACTGACACGGCATCCCGCTTCTCGTCAGACATGCGATCCAGCGTCTTATAGACGAAGCCTAGCCGCGGATTGCCCCGTAGTTTGCCCTCATTTCGCATCATGAAATCCCAGTAAAGGTAGTTGAACGGACAGGCTTTGGGGCCGTTTTTCAGGCTGACCTTGTAGGAACAAGAGTCGCAATAATTGGACATTTTCTTGATATAGGTGCCGCTGGCCGCATATGGCTTGGACCCCAGAACGCCGCCATCGGCAAATAAAACCATGCCGTGGACATTGGGCAGTTCGACCCACTCATAGGCATCGACATAGACCAAGAGATACCACTCGTTGACCTCTTGCGGATCGATCCCCGCGAGCAGGGCAAAATTGCCAAGCACCATCAATCGTTGAATGTGGTGGGCATAGGCGTTCTCTTTGGTTTCCAACACGCATTGCCTCAGGCAGTTCATCTGGGTGACGCCGTCCCAATAGAAATCAGGCAAGGCCCGCGATGCGCCGAAATAGTTTTCTTCTTTGTAGGATGGCATCTTCAGCCAATAGATCCCGCGCACATATTCCCGCCAGCCAAGGATTTGGCGGATAAACCCTTCGACGGCGTTCAAAGGGGCGAGCCCGTCGTGATAGGCCTGCTCCGCTGCGCGGACACACTCCAGTGGATCAAGCAGCCCCACGTTCAGATAGAGCGCGATGTGACTGTGGAACATCCACGGTTCTCCTGCGATCATCGCATCCTGATAGGTGCCAAAGAGGGCGAGCCTTTTGCTGATGAACTGGCGCAACGCCGTCAAAGCCCCCGCTCGAGTGACCGCATAGGGAAACGGCTCTAAATCGCCGAAATGGCTTGGGAAATTGCTGGCGACAAGCGCGAGCACCTCAGTTGTGACCAGATCCAACCTGTCCTGAAAAGGCGCAGGTACCTGCAGCCCTTCTTTCGGAGGGCTCCGGTTCTCGCTGTCATAATTCCACGCGCCTCCTATGGGCCCGCTATGGTCCATCAGCACAGAGTATTTGCGACGCATTTCGCGGTAAAAATACTCCATCCGCAGCTGTTTTCGCCCCTGCGCCCAATCCTTGAACTCTTGGTGTGACACAAGAAATCTGGTGTCATCCAGGATCTGAACCGGAACGCCAAGCCTTTCCGTCCAACCCTGCATCTCTGACAACAACCGATACTCGCCGGGCTCTGTGACAATCACTTCGGTGGCATTCAGATCCGCAATGGCGCGGGCCACCTCGTCATATAGGCTGCCTGCATTTTCAGGATCGGTGTATTTTGTATAGCGAACAATGTGCCCGCCTTGCCGAAGGCTTTCTGCGAAATGACGCATGGCCGAAAACACAAAGGCGATCTTTTTCTTGTGGTGTTTGACGTAGGTCGCTTCGCTGCGCACTTCGCACATCAAAACAATGTCTTCACCTGATGCGGCTTGCAGACTGGATATGTTCCGGCTGAGCTGATCACCCAGTATCAAAATTAGCTTCATGTCGCCGGCCCCTTTTCAAGAGTCTACGGCGGGTTTTGCGGTATGGATCAGGAAAGCTCGAAATAACAAAGCCCCCAGACATCAGTCTCGGGGCTTTCAAAAAGTTGGAATCGGAAACTTTAAAAGTTTCCGTCGGCGATTTCTTTCAAAGAAATCGGACGCTACGCGGCTTTGAACACCAGCGACACACCGTTCAGGCAATGGCGTTTGCCGGTTGGTTTTGGCCCATCATCAAAGATATGCCCCAAGTGGCTACCACAACGGCGGCAATGCACCTCTGTACGCAGGCGCAGCAGCTTGCGGTCAGGTTTGGTTCGCACAGCATTGCGCAGCGATTTATAAAAACTCGGCCAGCCGGTGCCGCTGTCATATTTGTGCTTGGACGAATATATCGCCAGATCACAGCCCCGGCAGTGATAGACCCCGTCAGAATAATTCTTGTCCAGCGGAGAGCTCCCGGCCCGTTCCGTCCCTTCCTGACGCATCACTTTATACTGAAGGGGCGTCAACATCGCGCGCCATTCGGCCTCGCTGCGGGTGATCTCAAACTCTGCAGCGATCGCGCCGGTGCCCGAGAGGCTTCCAAACAGGGCAAAAGCAGTGGTCCCTAGCAGTGCATCACGACGGTTCATAGGCGTCCCCTTTCCTTTACGGTTGCGCAAGTTCACCACGCCCCGGCGCATTTTCAAACCAACACTTGGTCAAAAACCCGTGACAGGCTGCAACAATCCGCGGCGCCTATGCATACAATCGCACTTTTTCCGCGGGGTTTTTCGATGATGCGTCGCTTTTGCCCTTTCCCTTGCCACATCCAGCGATATGTTGCGATGCGGAATGATTATCCGGTGTATTTTCACCGTGACACAGAGGACGAGACCCATGGCCGACGGCATGACTGACATCGACGCGAAACCAACCGAAGATATCTCGGTGCGCGACGTATTTGGCATCGACAGTGATATGACGGTCAAAGGCTTTGCGGATGGCTCTGACCGTGTGCCAGAGCTGGACAGCACCTACAAATTCGACCCAGACACCACGCTGGCGATCCTGGCGGGCTTTTCCCACAACCGGCGTGTGATGATCCAGGGCTATCACGGCACGGGCAAATCTACGCATATCGAACAAGTCGCAGCGCGCCTGAACTGGCCAGCGGTGCGTGTGAACCTCGACAGCCACATCAGCCGGATCGACCTCATTGGTAAAGACGCGATTAAGCTGAAAGACGGCAAACAGGTCACCGAATTCCACGAAGGCATCCTGCCATGGGCGCTGCGCAACCCTGTTGCGATTGTCTTTGATGAATATGACGCAGGCCGCGCGGATGTGATGTTTGTGATCCAGCGGGTTCTGGAACACGACGGTGCTCTGACCCTGCTGGATCAAAACAAAATCCTGCGCCCTCACCCGCATTTCCGTCTGTTTGCGACCGCAAACACCGTCGGTCTGGGTGACACCACCGGCCTTTATCACGGCACCCAACAGATCAACCAAGCGCAGATGGACCGCTGGTCGCTGGTCAGCACGCTGAACTATCTGTCGATTGACGCAGAAACCAACATCGTTCTGTCCAAAGCACCGCATTACAACACCGAGGCTGGCCGCAAGACCATCAAGCAGATGGTGACTGTCGCCGATCTCACCCGCACGGCCTTCATGAATGGAGACCTTTCCACCGTGATGTCCCCGCGGACTGTGATCAACTGGGCGCAGAACTCGGAGATTTTCCGAGATGTGGGCTATGCCTTCCGTCTGACCTTCCTCAACAAATGTGACGAGTTGGAACGCCAGACCGTGGCCGAGTTCTATCAGCGCCTGTTTGACG
This is a stretch of genomic DNA from Cognatishimia activa. It encodes these proteins:
- the pepN gene encoding aminopeptidase N — encoded protein: MRDAAPQTIYLKDYTPFGYLIDSVELTFKLHPTKTRVLSKIAFRPNPEATDTRFFLHGEELTLISAKIDGQDVTVRHEDGGLEADGPARAFIWEAEVEISPSTNTALEGLYMSNGMYCTQCEAEGFRKITYYPDRPDVMATFDVRIEGEEPILLSNGNLGAAGKGFAEWSDPWKKPAYLFALVAGDLINHPGSFTTRSGKDVELNIWVRPGDEHKCAFGMQALKDSMKWDEDVYGREYDLDIFNIVAVDDFNMGAMENKGLNIFNSSAVLASPETSTDANFERIEAIIAHEYFHNWTGNRITCRDWFQLCLKEGLTVYRDQQFTADMRSGDVARIENVLALRARQFPEDQGPLSHPVRPEEFQEINNFYTATVYEKGAEVIGMLKTLVGDEAYAKALDLYFERHDGDAATIEDWLKVFEDATGRDLTQFKFWYSQSGTPKVSVSEEWDAESGTFSLTFTQSTAPTPGQDVKDPKVIPIAIGLLSPEGEEIQATEIFEMTEATQTYQAKGLSVRPVPSILRGFSAPVILEQDIDNARRAFLFAHDTDSFNRWEAGRDLARDALLDMIENDAAPSALYLDSLRKVFADDTLDPAYRAYLQAQPAESDLARTLAAKGVTPDPDKIHAASKAFKQAKADALKDLLRPIYEDNQIDGPFVPDAEGSGKRALANGVLSLITKLDGGALAQSQFETADNMTQQLAALSQLVTAGKGSKAIAAFYEQWQEDRLVIDKWFSLQVALADPDDAAKVATALTHHPDFDMKNPNRFRATLGALAGNHAGFHHKSGAGYKALTDWLIKLDDLNPQTTARMCSAFQTWKNYDSDRQALIKAQLERILAKEGLSRDTSEMITRILG
- a CDS encoding GNAT family N-acetyltransferase is translated as MIETDRLILRPFEPRDLDAYAAMNADPQVMRFYPMTYSREKSADSMAKCQESWETQGFGFSAVTDKEGVFLGLCGLSLFSAASPFSPQVEIGWRLTPAAWGKGYASEAAKGWLKFGFEEKGLDQIVSFTAVPNEPSAKVMKRIGMTRHEAWDFDMPFLPKEHWLAAHIVYRMTREDYFKGESR
- the gatB gene encoding Asp-tRNA(Asn)/Glu-tRNA(Gln) amidotransferase subunit GatB, which codes for MLDLTYETPKPKVIAGAKYDWELVIGMEVHAQVSSNAKLFSGASTQFGAEPNANVSFVDAAMPGMLPVINEFCVEQAVRTGLGLKAEINLKSAFDRKNYFYPDLPQGYQISQLYHPIVGEGEIIVDMEPGIARKVRIERIHLEQDAGKSVHDMDPNMSFVDYNRTGVALMEIVSRPDIRGPEEAAAYVTKLRQLLRYLGTCDGNMQNGNLRADVNVSVCRPGQYEKYMETQDFSHLGTRCEIKNMNSMRFIQAAIDYEAKRQIAIVEAGGTVDQETRLYDPDKNETRSMRSKEEAHDYRYFPDPDLLPLEIEQGWVDDIAKSLPELPDEKKSRFVNDFGLSEYDASVLTAEAENAAYFEAVAEGRNGKLSANWVINELFGRLKKDDKGITESPISPEQLGGVIDLISSDAISGKIAKDLFEIVYTEGGDPAKIVEERGMKQVTDTGAIEAALDEIIAANPEQVEKAKVNPKLAGWFVGQVMKATGGKANPKAVNQLVAQKLNG
- a CDS encoding BolA family protein, with protein sequence MLVKDEIHERLSAAFNPRELTVVDDSESHRGHAGYQEGGQSHFNVRMRAQAFETMGRVARHRAVHKALGAELVGRIHALALDLDS
- a CDS encoding DnaJ domain-containing protein, with protein sequence MSKSDPFGFDMSVSSAKKKNPRGRRGMSGASETSTRVCEHPDCQEAGQYRAPKAPDVLDEYRWFCKDHVREYNAKWSFFDGKTEAETNAQKSKDKVWERETKKFTDPETRAWARLGIEDPHQVLGGNATQNPGRSTGRRLPPTEQRAIDILEAEANWSKADIRKAYKKLIKVLHPDMNGGDRSQEEQLQEVVWAWDQVKDSASFK
- a CDS encoding DUF2256 domain-containing protein is translated as MPCQLTVRASLRHWKTMKKSELPQKACPVCKRPFLWRKKWKKDWENVRYCSERCRRQRSSHIGDDE
- a CDS encoding cryptochrome/photolyase family protein; the protein is MKLILILGDQLSRNISSLQAASGEDIVLMCEVRSEATYVKHHKKKIAFVFSAMRHFAESLRQGGHIVRYTKYTDPENAGSLYDEVARAIADLNATEVIVTEPGEYRLLSEMQGWTERLGVPVQILDDTRFLVSHQEFKDWAQGRKQLRMEYFYREMRRKYSVLMDHSGPIGGAWNYDSENRSPPKEGLQVPAPFQDRLDLVTTEVLALVASNFPSHFGDLEPFPYAVTRAGALTALRQFISKRLALFGTYQDAMIAGEPWMFHSHIALYLNVGLLDPLECVRAAEQAYHDGLAPLNAVEGFIRQILGWREYVRGIYWLKMPSYKEENYFGASRALPDFYWDGVTQMNCLRQCVLETKENAYAHHIQRLMVLGNFALLAGIDPQEVNEWYLLVYVDAYEWVELPNVHGMVLFADGGVLGSKPYAASGTYIKKMSNYCDSCSYKVSLKNGPKACPFNYLYWDFMMRNEGKLRGNPRLGFVYKTLDRMSDEKRDAVSVDSARFFKALENHEKV
- the msrB gene encoding peptide-methionine (R)-S-oxide reductase MsrB, whose translation is MNRRDALLGTTAFALFGSLSGTGAIAAEFEITRSEAEWRAMLTPLQYKVMRQEGTERAGSSPLDKNYSDGVYHCRGCDLAIYSSKHKYDSGTGWPSFYKSLRNAVRTKPDRKLLRLRTEVHCRRCGSHLGHIFDDGPKPTGKRHCLNGVSLVFKAA
- the cobS gene encoding cobaltochelatase subunit CobS; protein product: MADGMTDIDAKPTEDISVRDVFGIDSDMTVKGFADGSDRVPELDSTYKFDPDTTLAILAGFSHNRRVMIQGYHGTGKSTHIEQVAARLNWPAVRVNLDSHISRIDLIGKDAIKLKDGKQVTEFHEGILPWALRNPVAIVFDEYDAGRADVMFVIQRVLEHDGALTLLDQNKILRPHPHFRLFATANTVGLGDTTGLYHGTQQINQAQMDRWSLVSTLNYLSIDAETNIVLSKAPHYNTEAGRKTIKQMVTVADLTRTAFMNGDLSTVMSPRTVINWAQNSEIFRDVGYAFRLTFLNKCDELERQTVAEFYQRLFDEELPESAASMSLG